The following coding sequences are from one Rutidosis leptorrhynchoides isolate AG116_Rl617_1_P2 chromosome 11, CSIRO_AGI_Rlap_v1, whole genome shotgun sequence window:
- the LOC139876943 gene encoding DNA repair protein RAD51 homolog 2-like isoform X2: MANKLISEMGLLPKSITNIFAARNIITAKDALSLTEFELMELLDVSLSEVTFAVSLISQIASPPCQTVQSILEQRMQNEYLTGHLPTNLKGLDAALSGGLPFGALTELVGPAGIGKTQFCLKISLLAALPSCYGGLDGHVIYIDVESKFNSRRLIEIGLSSFPEVFCLDGISKEMAGRITVLRPGSLTEFTESLQKIKVSLLQHQVKLLVIDSMAALVSGEYDQGPQRQHPLGWHISFLKSLAEFSRIPVVMTNQVRSRSTNQITRYSFEGKNSVSTTNDDSRQFDSHLVAALGIHWAHAVTVRLVLESRSGSFNTSQHM, translated from the exons ATGGCGAACAAGTTAATTAGTGAAATGGGTCTACTGCCCAAATCAATTACCAACATATTTGCAGCTCGCAATATCATTACCGCTAAG GATGCATTATCCTTGACTGAATTTGAGTTGATGGAATTGTTAGATGTGAGTTTGTCAGAAGTAACATTTGCGGTTTCTCTCATTAGTCAGATTGCTTCTCCACCATGTCAAACG GTTCAATCCATACTTGAGCAACGTATGCAAAATGAGTATCTGACAGGTCATCTTCCAACAAATTTAAAGGGTCTCGATGCAGCGTTATCTGGTGGGCTACCTTTTGGTGCTCTGACAGAGTTGGTTGGGCCCGCAGGAATTGGGAAAACACAA TTCTGTTTGAAGATTTCTCTTTTGGCTGCATTGCCATCTTGTTACGGAGGATTGGATGGTCATGTAATATATATTGACGTAGAATCCAAATTTAATTCGAGAAG GTTAATTGAAATTGGTCTTAGTAGTTTTCCCGAAGTATTTTGCTTGGATGGCATATCAAAAGAG aTGGCAGGTAGAATCACAGTTTTAAGACCTGGTTCGCTGACTGAGTTCACTGAGAG CTTGCAAAAAATCAAAGTTTCACTCCTCCAGCATCAAGTGAAGTTGCTAGTCATTGATAGCATGGCTGCTCTTGTTTCTGG GGAATATGATCAAGGGCCTCAAAGGCAACATCCATTGGGTTGGCATATATCATTTCTTAA ATCACTTGCTGAATTTTCACGAATACCTGTGGTGATGACAAATCAAGTAAGATCTCGAAGCACTAATCAAATCACTCGGTATTCTTTTGAAG GAAAGAACAGTGTGAGTACTACAAACGATGATAGTCGACAATTTGATTCTCATCTTGTGGCTGCTTTAGGAATACACTGGGCTCATGCTGTCACTGTTCGCCTTGTTCTTGAGTCTAGATCAGGTTCATTCAACACTTCTCAACACATGTAA
- the LOC139877417 gene encoding thioredoxin-like protein Clot, translated as MPLKMVDATLSTFNSVFEKFKSEAPNNKSNLILFLADNEPSTNLSWCPDCVRAEPVIYKKLESSGDDVALLRAYVGDRPTWRNPHHPWRVDSNFKLKGVPTLILWENGEVKGRLEDHEAHVERKIDALIASK; from the exons ATGCCTTTGAAAATGGTGGACGCAACCTTATCAACCTTCAATTctgtttttgaaaaattcaaatctgaAGCACCCAACAACAAAAGCAATCTCATTTTGTTTTTAGCCGATAATGAACCTTCCACTAATCTCAGTTGGTGCCctg ATTGTGTTCGAGCTGAACCagttatatacaagaaacttgaatCATCTGGTGATGATGTGGCACTCCTGAGGGCTTATGTTGGAGACCGGCCTACGTGGCGGAACCCACATCACCCATGGAGGGTCGACTCAAACTTCAAGCTTAAGGGAGTCCCGACTCTAATCCTTTGGGAAAATGGTGAGGTTAAAGGTCGGCTTGAAGACCATGAAGCACACGTCGAACGCAAGATTGATGCACTTATCGCCTCCAAATGA
- the LOC139876943 gene encoding DNA repair protein RAD51 homolog 2-like isoform X1, whose translation MANKLISEMGLLPKSITNIFAARNIITAKDALSLTEFELMELLDVSLSEVTFAVSLISQIASPPCQTVQSILEQRMQNEYLTGHLPTNLKGLDAALSGGLPFGALTELVGPAGIGKTQFCLKISLLAALPSCYGGLDGHVIYIDVESKFNSRRLIEIGLSSFPEVFCLDGISKEMAGRITVLRPGSLTEFTESLQKIKVSLLQHQVKLLVIDSMAALVSGEYDQGPQRQHPLGWHISFLKSLAEFSRIPVVMTNQVRSRSTNQITRYSFEGKNSVSTTNDDSRQFDSHLVAALGIHWAHAVTVRLVLESRSGQRFIKVAKSPMSPPLAFPFKVTSQGIILLNDTGVEMIGPQINAIDHQGHSDIILS comes from the exons ATGGCGAACAAGTTAATTAGTGAAATGGGTCTACTGCCCAAATCAATTACCAACATATTTGCAGCTCGCAATATCATTACCGCTAAG GATGCATTATCCTTGACTGAATTTGAGTTGATGGAATTGTTAGATGTGAGTTTGTCAGAAGTAACATTTGCGGTTTCTCTCATTAGTCAGATTGCTTCTCCACCATGTCAAACG GTTCAATCCATACTTGAGCAACGTATGCAAAATGAGTATCTGACAGGTCATCTTCCAACAAATTTAAAGGGTCTCGATGCAGCGTTATCTGGTGGGCTACCTTTTGGTGCTCTGACAGAGTTGGTTGGGCCCGCAGGAATTGGGAAAACACAA TTCTGTTTGAAGATTTCTCTTTTGGCTGCATTGCCATCTTGTTACGGAGGATTGGATGGTCATGTAATATATATTGACGTAGAATCCAAATTTAATTCGAGAAG GTTAATTGAAATTGGTCTTAGTAGTTTTCCCGAAGTATTTTGCTTGGATGGCATATCAAAAGAG aTGGCAGGTAGAATCACAGTTTTAAGACCTGGTTCGCTGACTGAGTTCACTGAGAG CTTGCAAAAAATCAAAGTTTCACTCCTCCAGCATCAAGTGAAGTTGCTAGTCATTGATAGCATGGCTGCTCTTGTTTCTGG GGAATATGATCAAGGGCCTCAAAGGCAACATCCATTGGGTTGGCATATATCATTTCTTAA ATCACTTGCTGAATTTTCACGAATACCTGTGGTGATGACAAATCAAGTAAGATCTCGAAGCACTAATCAAATCACTCGGTATTCTTTTGAAG GAAAGAACAGTGTGAGTACTACAAACGATGATAGTCGACAATTTGATTCTCATCTTGTGGCTGCTTTAGGAATACACTGGGCTCATGCTGTCACTGTTCGCCTTGTTCTTGAGTCTAGATCAG gCCAACGATTTATAAAAGTGGCAAAATCTCCAATGTCGCCACCTCTTGCGTTCCCTTTTAAAGTCACTTCGCAGGGAATAATATTGCTTAATGACACCGGAGTAGAAATGATAGGACCGCAAATTAATGCAATCGATCATCAAG GTCACAGTGACATAATTTTATCGTAG